The following are from one region of the Verrucomicrobiaceae bacterium genome:
- a CDS encoding succinate dehydrogenase/fumarate reductase iron-sulfur subunit, producing the protein MSQLNLHLKVWRQNAGQPGHFQDIEAPEIPDHASFLEMMDIVNERLISKGQEPVAFDHDCREGICGMCSMQINGVPHGPERATTTCQLHMRKFRTGDTIWVEPFRAKAFPVIKDLVVDRGAFDRIQQAGGFVSVRTGAPQDANALPIGKEVADAAMDAAACIGCGACVAACKNASAMLFVSAKAGQLNTLPQGQPEKDRRTLGMVRQMDKEGFGNCTNQYECEAACPKEISVRWITKLNRDYAVAAVKDALGNSPKVAGGGD; encoded by the coding sequence ATGTCCCAACTCAATCTTCACCTCAAAGTCTGGCGTCAGAACGCAGGTCAGCCTGGTCACTTCCAGGACATCGAAGCCCCGGAAATCCCGGATCATGCCTCGTTCCTCGAAATGATGGACATCGTCAACGAGCGGCTCATTTCCAAAGGCCAGGAGCCAGTCGCCTTTGACCACGACTGCCGCGAAGGCATCTGTGGCATGTGCAGCATGCAGATTAACGGCGTGCCTCACGGTCCAGAAAGGGCCACCACGACCTGCCAGCTCCACATGCGGAAATTCCGCACGGGCGACACCATTTGGGTCGAGCCCTTCCGCGCAAAGGCCTTCCCCGTCATCAAAGACCTCGTCGTCGATCGCGGCGCCTTTGACCGCATCCAGCAGGCCGGTGGTTTCGTCAGCGTGCGCACTGGTGCGCCGCAGGATGCCAATGCACTGCCCATCGGCAAAGAAGTCGCAGACGCCGCGATGGATGCCGCTGCCTGCATCGGCTGCGGAGCCTGTGTGGCCGCGTGCAAAAACGCCAGTGCCATGCTCTTCGTCTCTGCCAAGGCCGGCCAGCTCAATACCTTGCCACAGGGCCAGCCTGAGAAGGACCGCCGCACCCTCGGCATGGTCCGCCAGATGGACAAAGAAGGCTTCGGCAACTGCACCAACCAATACGAGTGTGAAGCCGCCTGCCCGAAAGAGATCAGCGTCCGCTGGATCACCAAGCTCAATCGCGACTACGCCGTCGCCGCCGTCAAAGACGCCCTCGGCAACTCGCCGAAGGTCGCCGGTGGCGGGGATTAA